The following are from one region of the Bradyrhizobium sediminis genome:
- a CDS encoding DUF3175 domain-containing protein, whose product MAASRKPAHSRTSPVRKKTTPRKAGPARQKTTVRKASEKRWSQRVTRESNALDLEQGVFKLTDPKKIAASLKHSAERSSRRKAGAYRSALSMLTFYINRAGRTLPKAQRGRLERAKTELKRQFGRE is encoded by the coding sequence ATGGCTGCATCACGGAAACCAGCGCATTCGCGCACAAGCCCTGTACGGAAGAAGACCACTCCACGAAAGGCAGGCCCGGCGCGACAAAAGACGACTGTGAGAAAGGCGTCAGAGAAACGCTGGTCGCAGCGGGTGACCCGCGAAAGCAACGCGCTCGATCTGGAGCAAGGCGTCTTCAAACTGACCGATCCGAAGAAGATCGCGGCGTCGTTGAAGCACTCGGCGGAACGCAGTTCACGCCGCAAGGCAGGCGCCTACCGCTCGGCGCTCTCGATGCTGACCTTCTACATCAACCGCGCCGGCAGGACCTTGCCGAAGGCCCAGCGCGGGCGGCTGGAGCGGGCCAAGACGGAGTTGAAGCGACAGTTTGGGAGAGAGTGA
- the otsB gene encoding trehalose-phosphatase: MQEDMSSDDDGSPETVPVPRALLPHLERSAILLDIDGTLLDLAPTPREVWVPPGLAETLNRLLERTSGALALVSGRSLNDIDLIFAPGQFPAVGGHGAEMRVTADSEAVATHAPPMDKELKRRLAAIARLSPGILLEDKGYSLALHYRLAPQAEQAIYEAVSLIRADLPNAPIEVLPGKCVCEIKHSGFTKASGVRELMTHGPFRGRRPLFIGDDVTDESVFAIMPDLDGLAFSVGRRAKGVAGHFDEPGDVRQWLARLLDDEKAASRP; this comes from the coding sequence ATGCAGGAAGACATGTCATCAGATGACGATGGGTCGCCGGAGACCGTTCCGGTGCCGCGCGCGCTGCTGCCGCATCTCGAGCGATCCGCGATCCTGCTCGACATCGACGGCACGCTGCTCGATCTGGCGCCGACGCCGCGCGAAGTCTGGGTGCCGCCGGGTCTCGCTGAAACCCTGAACCGGTTGCTGGAGCGCACCTCGGGCGCGCTGGCCTTGGTCAGCGGACGTTCGTTGAACGATATCGACCTGATCTTTGCGCCCGGGCAGTTTCCTGCGGTAGGCGGTCACGGCGCGGAGATGCGGGTTACGGCCGACAGCGAAGCGGTCGCCACCCATGCGCCGCCGATGGACAAGGAATTGAAGCGGAGGCTCGCGGCCATTGCCAGGCTCAGCCCGGGAATCCTGCTCGAAGACAAAGGCTATTCGCTGGCACTGCACTACCGTCTCGCGCCGCAGGCGGAGCAGGCGATCTATGAAGCGGTGTCGTTGATCCGGGCCGATCTGCCCAACGCGCCGATCGAAGTCCTGCCCGGAAAATGTGTCTGCGAGATCAAGCATTCCGGTTTCACCAAGGCGTCGGGCGTGCGGGAACTGATGACGCATGGACCGTTCAGGGGGCGCCGCCCTCTGTTCATCGGCGATGATGTCACCGACGAATCGGTGTTCGCCATCATGCCCGATCTCGATGGCCTCGCATTTTCGGTTGGCAGGCGGGCCAAGGGTGTGGCCGGTCATTTCGACGAGCCCGGCGATGTCCGGCAATGGCTTGCGCGTCTGCTCGACGACGAAAAAGCCGCTTCGCGGCCATGA
- a CDS encoding methyl-accepting chemotaxis protein has translation MLGFAVVLAISAASMGIAYLGFERVAAGVASYRNSVSEADLARNIDRELISYRALARYFMMTGKEDDGKAALFAEASLKDAIDQSMKGTADPARRDQIAQLAKEFGTFSGIFAGILKAKQESALIAQNQLMRSQMSLHYKLDDLASAAAEAELPAVEFGAKQVLGQFQAIKELANTFVINGDYATATSALARLNFILNALHAIPTSDEKIKSTIKEVDSLFADFRNALGKLVENTKLAEKLSGEMSKSADAIMQGASALKVGLVSDQQRLEAESNASIGDTERLILMLAAGGFLLGGVWALLLGRGISRPMIAMCKAMRELAGGNFDVVLPGLGRKDELGEMAGAVEEFKMQAIAKAERDAATQEAQNKASSAARRAELIRFADDFESAVGAIVSNVSASAVQLESAAGTLTRTAETTQSLSSQVAGASEEASSNMQSVATATEELSASVDEIGRRVRESNKIAEAAVTQAQQTDGRIGKLSRAAQEIGDVVKLITAIAEQTNLLALNATIEAARAGEAGRGFAVVASEVKSLASQTAKATDEISSHISGMQGATQESVAAIKEIGGTIGQISDIAASIASAVEQQSSATQEIARSVQNVAQGTHEAAANIMQVNRGATETGSASEEVLNSAKTLSSESARLREELDRFMANIRAA, from the coding sequence ATGCTCGGCTTCGCCGTCGTGCTCGCCATCTCGGCCGCCAGCATGGGCATCGCCTATCTCGGCTTCGAGCGCGTCGCCGCCGGCGTGGCGTCCTACCGCAACAGCGTCTCGGAAGCCGATCTTGCGCGCAATATCGACCGCGAGCTGATCTCATATCGCGCGCTGGCGCGATACTTTATGATGACCGGCAAGGAAGACGACGGCAAGGCGGCGCTGTTCGCCGAGGCCAGCTTGAAGGATGCCATCGACCAATCGATGAAGGGCACCGCCGATCCGGCGCGGCGCGATCAGATCGCCCAGCTTGCCAAGGAATTCGGCACCTTCTCCGGGATTTTCGCGGGCATTCTCAAGGCCAAGCAGGAAAGTGCGCTCATCGCGCAAAACCAGCTCATGCGCAGTCAGATGTCCCTGCACTACAAGCTCGACGATCTCGCCAGTGCGGCGGCGGAAGCCGAATTGCCGGCGGTCGAATTCGGGGCAAAGCAGGTGCTCGGCCAGTTTCAGGCCATCAAGGAGCTGGCCAACACCTTCGTCATCAACGGCGACTATGCGACTGCGACCAGCGCATTGGCCCGCCTGAACTTCATCCTGAACGCGCTGCACGCGATACCGACGAGCGACGAAAAGATAAAGTCCACCATCAAGGAGGTCGATTCGCTGTTCGCGGACTTCCGCAACGCCCTCGGCAAGCTCGTTGAAAACACCAAATTGGCCGAGAAGCTCAGCGGCGAAATGTCCAAATCCGCCGATGCGATCATGCAAGGTGCGAGCGCCTTGAAGGTGGGCCTGGTCTCCGACCAGCAACGGCTGGAGGCCGAATCCAATGCGAGCATCGGCGACACCGAACGCCTGATCCTGATGCTGGCGGCCGGCGGCTTCCTGCTCGGCGGGGTGTGGGCGCTGCTGCTGGGGAGGGGAATTTCCAGGCCGATGATCGCGATGTGCAAGGCCATGCGGGAGCTCGCCGGCGGCAATTTCGATGTCGTGCTGCCCGGCCTCGGGCGCAAGGACGAGCTCGGCGAGATGGCAGGCGCGGTGGAGGAATTCAAGATGCAGGCCATAGCCAAGGCCGAGCGCGATGCTGCAACCCAGGAGGCGCAGAACAAGGCGAGCAGCGCGGCACGCCGTGCCGAACTCATTCGCTTCGCCGACGATTTCGAATCGGCGGTGGGCGCCATCGTCTCAAACGTTTCGGCGTCGGCGGTCCAGCTCGAGTCCGCAGCCGGAACGCTGACGCGCACCGCCGAAACCACCCAGAGCCTGTCCAGCCAGGTTGCCGGCGCATCGGAAGAGGCCTCCAGCAACATGCAGTCGGTTGCCACCGCGACGGAGGAGCTTTCCGCTTCCGTCGACGAGATCGGCAGGCGGGTGCGCGAATCCAACAAGATCGCGGAAGCCGCGGTGACTCAGGCCCAGCAGACCGACGGCCGCATCGGCAAGCTGTCGCGCGCGGCTCAGGAGATCGGCGACGTGGTCAAGCTCATCACGGCGATCGCCGAGCAGACCAATCTGCTGGCGCTGAACGCCACCATCGAAGCCGCCCGCGCCGGCGAGGCCGGCCGCGGCTTCGCGGTCGTCGCCTCCGAGGTCAAGTCGCTGGCCAGCCAGACCGCAAAAGCGACCGACGAGATATCGTCGCACATTTCCGGCATGCAGGGTGCGACGCAGGAATCGGTAGCCGCGATCAAGGAAATCGGCGGCACCATTGGCCAGATCTCGGACATTGCCGCGTCGATCGCCAGCGCTGTGGAGCAGCAAAGCTCTGCGACGCAGGAGATCGCGCGCAGCGTTCAGAACGTCGCGCAAGGCACCCACGAAGCGGCTGCGAATATTATGCAAGTCAATCGCGGCGCCACCGAAACCGGGTCCGCCTCCGAGGAGGTGTTGAACTCGGCCAAGACGCTTTCCAGCGAGAGCGCGCGGCTGCGCGAAGAGCTCGATCGCTTCATGGCGAATATCAGGGCGGCTTGA
- a CDS encoding MFS transporter, which yields MDLQLAQRNSVLNHGASAPAPANSDGIVETDIPSRLDGLRWSGFHTRVVLALGITWILDGLEVTLAGALSGALKESPALRFSNLDVGFANSAYLAGAVLGALGFGWLTDRIGRKKLFFITLALYLTATAATALSWNVGSYALFRFLTGAGIGGEYTAINSTIQELVPARYRGWTDLVINGSFWIGAAMGAVSAIVLLDPAVIDPDLGWRLAYLGGAGLGLVVLLMRMWIPESPRWLMIHGRPDQAHAVVADIERSATGNAQDRPQHAWPKIRLKMRHHTLLREVAHTLFSLYRARSLVGLALMTAQAFFYNAIFFTFALVLTDFFGIASNQVGWYILPFAAGNFLGPLLLGRLFDTLGRRAMIAFTYGVSGVLLALSGYLFSIGLLSAETQTIAWMVIFFFASPAASAAYLTVSETFPLEVRALAIALFYAIGTGIGGVAGPALFGALIDTGSRDSVFAGYLLGSGLMIAAAAIGWRYGIAAERRALESVARPLAFVE from the coding sequence ATGGATTTGCAACTGGCACAGCGTAACTCGGTCTTGAATCACGGCGCTTCCGCGCCTGCGCCAGCAAACAGCGACGGCATCGTCGAAACCGACATTCCCTCGCGGCTCGATGGCCTGCGCTGGAGCGGCTTTCACACCCGCGTGGTGCTGGCGCTCGGCATCACCTGGATTCTGGATGGGCTCGAGGTCACGCTGGCGGGCGCGCTCTCCGGCGCGCTGAAGGAAAGCCCGGCGCTTCGCTTCAGCAATCTCGATGTCGGCTTTGCCAACAGCGCCTATCTCGCCGGCGCCGTGCTTGGCGCGCTCGGGTTCGGCTGGCTGACGGACCGGATCGGGCGCAAGAAACTGTTCTTCATCACGCTCGCGCTCTATCTGACGGCAACCGCAGCCACCGCGCTGTCATGGAATGTCGGGAGCTACGCGCTGTTCCGCTTTCTCACCGGCGCCGGCATCGGCGGCGAATATACCGCGATCAATTCGACGATCCAGGAACTGGTGCCGGCGCGCTATCGCGGCTGGACCGACCTTGTGATCAACGGCAGCTTCTGGATTGGTGCTGCGATGGGCGCGGTGAGCGCCATTGTGCTGCTAGATCCCGCGGTGATCGATCCCGATCTCGGCTGGCGGCTGGCATATCTCGGCGGCGCCGGTCTCGGCCTCGTGGTGCTCCTGATGCGGATGTGGATTCCGGAAAGCCCGCGCTGGCTGATGATTCACGGTCGTCCCGATCAGGCGCATGCTGTTGTCGCCGATATCGAGCGGTCGGCGACCGGCAACGCGCAAGATCGGCCGCAGCACGCCTGGCCGAAGATCAGATTGAAGATGCGCCATCACACCCTGCTGCGCGAAGTGGCGCACACGCTGTTCTCGCTTTATCGCGCGCGTTCGCTGGTCGGACTGGCGCTGATGACGGCGCAGGCGTTTTTCTACAATGCGATCTTCTTCACCTTCGCGCTGGTGCTGACCGATTTCTTCGGCATCGCGTCGAACCAGGTCGGCTGGTACATCCTGCCGTTTGCCGCCGGTAATTTTCTCGGGCCGCTGTTGCTCGGCCGCCTGTTCGACACGCTGGGACGCCGCGCGATGATCGCGTTCACCTATGGCGTCTCGGGCGTGCTGCTGGCGCTGTCGGGCTATCTGTTCTCGATCGGCCTGCTGAGCGCCGAGACCCAGACCATCGCCTGGATGGTGATCTTCTTTTTTGCGTCCCCGGCCGCCAGCGCGGCCTATCTCACCGTCAGCGAAACCTTTCCGCTGGAGGTCCGGGCGCTGGCGATCGCGCTGTTCTATGCGATCGGCACCGGCATCGGCGGCGTCGCCGGCCCCGCCTTGTTCGGAGCGCTGATCGATACCGGATCCCGCGACAGCGTGTTCGCCGGCTATCTCCTGGGATCCGGATTGATGATTGCGGCCGCCGCGATCGGGTGGCGTTACGGCATCGCTGCCGAGCGCCGGGCGCTGGAATCGGTTGCGCGACCGCTGGCTTTTGTGGAGTAG